A region from the Benincasa hispida cultivar B227 chromosome 8, ASM972705v1, whole genome shotgun sequence genome encodes:
- the LOC120083811 gene encoding transcription factor PRE3-like, with protein MSGRSRSRQSSGVRISDEQITDLVHKLQQLLPEIRNRHSDKVSAAKVLQETCNYIRSLHREVDDLSERLSELLATSDTAQAAIIRSLLTQ; from the exons ATGTCCGGTAGATCTCGTTCGAGGCAATCAAGTGGTGTAAGAATCAGCGACGAGCAGATCACCGATCTTGTTCATAAGTTGCAGCAGCTCTTGCCTGAGATTCGTAATCGCCACTCCGACAAG GTTTCAGCAGCGAAGGTATTGCAAGAGACATGCAATTACATTAGAAGCTTACATAGAGAAGTGGATGATTTGAGTGAGAGACTTTCGGAGTTGTTAGCCACATCGGACACAGCCCAAGCCGCCATTATTAGAAGCTTGCTCACTCAGTGA